The genomic region ATTTTATTTGATCTCGTACCTTATATTAAGGTATACTTAATATATAGAGAAacttcacattttcttcattacCTTTTTGATATTAATTAATTTCTTTGTATCTCAGGTTTCTGATTAAAACATTTGAGAGAGTTCAGTTACCAGGTTTGGTAAATAAGCAACTCAACCATTGATTCCAGCTTTGAGatattgtgaaacatcagtatttTCACCTGATGCCAGTGAACATGTGTGGATGGCAAGGAAAGCGGTTTTGCTTTTGTTACActgtttttatttaaccctttagaaaACTTGGTATATATCACTTGCTATTGTGCAGTCAAATACACTTAAAATGCTATAGAAATAAATGAAAAGTCTCCCTGAACTGAATTTTTGTGCTTGATTAGCTTTGTACCTGAGTACTGAAGTGCACATCATACTACCGCTCTTGTtatatgcagtgtagggcttagtataagcctggagcagtctaagggttaaggctgtaggagagtgggttagaagagagagggaaggtgctgggtgcaacattgttgcaatttagggtaggcccctccttaccagtagataagccaagttctcccttgcaacttcctcttcttctccggatcctggctgaagcagttttttcttagcagttctgtcatcaccagtgcagctatgcatcgttccaggcgttctactctgcctcccagacgttaccagtcggaacaggaacctcctgcacctgcaaaagaaaaaataaagataagttttcaatctatttctgaggatgatttagatatcattcccccaactcaatatactactgttgtgtcagcccaggttcataatgtggaagagcagggacctattgatattgagttagctcaggaatcccccagacctcaagcattgcagacccagcaggctaatttaccccttgatagtgtacaggcctcatttttaagtgctgtaccccctgctgctatgtcagcagtttctgaccTATTGAAAAACATAATATCCGCTATGGATGCAGCCTCCCCAGGGCCCAGTGTGACACCAGCTGTTTTCCCTCCTGATCCTTCTAGTCAGGATCCGGATCCTGCTTTAACTACCCCCAGCAGGcatcgccctttcacacctctcattGAGGCACCACACGTGGCAACACGCGGTCCCCAGCCCGGCCGGAACATGGCCCCTCAGCCCTCAACACCCGGACTTGCCCCTGGTCGCACCATACCCGAGGCCCATGCCATCTCAGGGCCTATGCTGCTCCCCCCGGGGCCTAGCGATCTCCTTCGCCAGCCGCGTGGTCCGGGTCCGACTTCCGGTGTCAACGCCAtgttagtgacgtcaccggaagcggacatcggcacttccggcttggcagaTTCCCGCGCGGTCACAGGGACATCGGCTCCCGGGGCAACGCCActtgcaggtgagcaccgagagccgtccttggccgttggcgggttatcagtggggggtcgGAGGGGCATTAGCAGCGCAAGCAAACTGTGCAAGCGAACGGCACATTTGAATGTTAATCCTCAGGGGcatcaaaggggtcgctccatcataagaggtagtaccaggcagatagccagtgataggggtagggggacacgcagagttaacccttccagggcaatgaggccattacagtttatacaaatgggagataacgcaaatgccgttcagcaggccgctcccgatattattaacccacacagggctgatagtggtttagtgcaagcggccgctcagccgcaTGATATTGTGTCTAATAATAGCCTGCATGTGAATCAAGGCAATGTTCAAAGTATGCATGTTAATCAAAACATTGAGCATCATTTACCATCTCATCATTTACCATCCCCCATTGGTGTGAATGCGGCTTTGAATGGTGTGAACGTACAAGCAGCTCCTCAGGGATATAATACACCCCTGGTTGGCATACATAATGCGAATGTGCAATCTTTAAGCCAGCTACAACATCCCATTACTTTAGGCATACAAGGAGTACAACCCCTTGATCAGGGTATCCACTCCCCCATTGCAGCCACGCAGGGCGCTCATGCACACTCAATAaaccatgcacaatcaataagccagGCATGCCATAACCCTATTGTAGACCAGCAGGGTGTGAATGCTCAGACATCTGCGAATGGACAGTCAGTGAGTCAGGGATTTCATACACCACTTCATATAGTTCATCCACcccttgctactgataatccagacacatccattgggcaaagtgctcgccaaattctttctcttttgcagggggcaattggatcacaaagtgcagcaaaaacacggaccaacactgccacagtcatgagtggggcggatgcaggagtaccaggcagcattacagcaggagcagcagccaccacttccactgcacagcaagggtcttcaggactcgccctccaaaaccagccagcaggccagcccgtttccagcatgggtcagggacctcctgccattagtcacggtgagaatgctttatttacacacaatgacctcatcctcttctgactcagggtctgagactgactcttccttgggtttacaaggggcaggtcagaagaaaatgtttagaatgattaagaaaattttaaagaggggggtcaAGCCAGATACTAAGCAGGATAGCGCCAGTAACCCCGCCCCGCAAAACCCACCTACAGAGGTGCCAGCTGAACCTCTCCCTACCAGGGCCATCTCCgaaaggcgagcagccctttacggggacgcaagcccaggaaaaatatactcattgcatagacacctgcgcaaaaaggtggtcagtagaatccaccgtggaaaatatgtcaatatatttgacctttcggtggaggcgtataggcagagagagaagagcgctgagggaacagggcctaaaaaatttaaacgcccagacacttttgatgagtggctccagtgcttcagggttttttcctcctgttatatcgaaaagtacccctcccagagtttgcctatcctaaaatacacggacactattcactggattcagcgtaatcacagtgaaggtgtgtggagggaatatgatgctgagttcaggaggaaaatggcaggaaatccttCCCTGACATTTGACTCTACTGATAACCAGTTGTGGCAGCGAATGGACCCAAAAGGGGGTGCACCCGCTGCTGCAACTTCAACTCAGCAATCAGCGCAGCAGTCCTTTCGCAATACCAGAAGCAGGAAACGGGGGGGAACCTGCTGGCCCTTCCAGGACAAAAAATGCGACAGGGGTAGCGCATGCACCTTCAGACATGTCTGCAGGTACTGCTCTggtccacaccctggcagtgactgCATCAAGCGAAGGGACCAGGCCAATAAGCCCCCTTCAGCAAACttgggccagaaaggcggaaacgccaattaatgtacatgccatggcaccatggttgtgggcttacccagaccaggcggcggcacgtatgttatgggagggtttttcatttggttttcatatccccacatttaggcaaatcaagggtaagagatttaataggaaccttatttcagcataccaacacccccaagtagtgagggataaaattaataaagaagtgactttagggcgaatggcgggcccctttgctgccccacctttacctgatttggtcatttccccgttgggggtggttcccaagaaagagccagggaagtttcgcctcattcagcacctgtcgtacccaaaaggtagctcagtcaatgatgccattgacccccaactcagctcggtgcgctatcaatcctttgatagcgcactagacctggtcaggagggcgggtcatggtgctctattggcgaaactagacattgagtcggcatttaggcttcttccactccacccctcagttttccatctcatgggttgtaagtttgctggtgtgtactacgtggatcgctgcctgcccatgggctgctccttgtcatgcgccttgtttgaagcgttcagtagtttccttcattgggtcgtagcttcagaagtgggcagcgatcccatagcacactacctggacgattttctcattgtagggagggcaggctccgatgattgtttatccacaatgaacatcatgcgcagcgtcatgagacatttcggggtgcccctagcagaggacaaaacgcaaggccccgcgtcctgtttagtcttcctgggaatcgaaatcgacacccaggctcggctctgtaggttgccacctgataaagttcagggcatgcttgaggcggtcagagcggcagtctctaatgcagttatttccctgaaacagttacaatccctgttaggtttgcttaatttcgcttgcagagttatccccatgggtcgggtttttaaccgtagactggaaagacagcttagtggtaggtcaaacccgaaatcaaagataaccctagggagtgaattgctggctgacctggtagtctgggaacagtttctcacgcgatttaacgggattcgggtctggcgtacccctcccatgtctagccagttactgcaccttttcactgacgcagctggatcgcacggttacggggcctatttccagggagagtggagcgcggagccctggccggagtcctgggccccggcgggccttactcgaaacctgactctcctggagctattccccgtggtcttggcggtcgagctgtggggtgggaagttgtcgaacgggactgttgtgttctggacagacaacatcagtgtggtctttgcgatcaataacttgtcagccacctcagcaaaggtcattaccttgctgcgccacctggtgttgcgctgtctggaccttaacatccagttccaggcccgtcatgtcccgggCGTCGACAATGTTGTAGCTGACGCCCTGTCACGATTCGAATGGGCGACATTTCGCAAGTTAGCCCCCACAGCTGCAGCCGTGGGcttacgctgtcctgatttcctttggcagctcgtccttcctggatagccttactgccgttggtccgctcctccttagcaccatccacttggcacgcctatgcccgcatgtggtctgaatgggacaatttctgtgcgtccaggggagccgacgctgctcaggggtctagggacaacttacatgattggctggtgagtttgcatgcctctggggcccgtcagggggcaatacaatccaaattggccgccctctcatttttctatagggcattagccattcctgacccgaccaattccttttttattaggcaggtgatcaagggttggggcagatcgcagcagcggaaaatagacacgcgtgaacccatcacccgcgaccgcctggagcgtttgctcttggcgctcgacgtggtctgtagatcagattttgaagccctactcttcaaaactgcgtttaatctggcctttgccgccgctcttagagttagtgaggtagtagcaccctccaagcagGCGTCTGGGGCAGGTATACAATTGCAACATGTTAGAGCTGCCCCTGATTCCTTACTTCTTTTTCTGCcgcgatcaaagacagatcaggaaggtaagggaacctggatccccgttcaccctcaggtgaacagcgcatgctgcccggttaactgcgttaatctttacctggctcaaaggccgcctggcccggggcaattcctggtccatgcggacggcagatccctttccaaatttcagttcggtagggtcctaaaattggcggcagtccaggcggggctggacgctagcagactggccccgcactcttttcgctgcgcaagcgggctcctcgtgcgaggacataaaacgtattgggcgttggcggtccaattgtttcagaacctatgtccgtccaattgtttaatgtttagatgttaattcaggatactaaaatgtttgtctccacaggcactacccccggggtgaagcgaatctggattgtgggccactcctttgtccactgggcctccctacgctgtgcgtccctcccatttggccaatccctaggtctcccttccaacaaggcatccgttaggtggttgggtgatagggggatgtgctggccccaattagcaggaaccatatctgaggccctggtacgctgggggaagcctcacattattattcttcacctagggggtaacgatgtgggggccataccagttttacagttgattaaggttatgctggcagacattgggtggctaagagtacgcatcccgggggtcatgatagggtggtcccatataataccccgtctccactggaggcatatgtcggcccatacggcggcataccgggttaggaagaagatcaatgcgtctgtagcgaaaaccgtcactgggtcaggtggcttcgtggtacggcacgaagccatttcggctgatagaaccgagctatatagaagggataaagttcacctttctgatgtggggctggatttattcataggggacattcagagagctctgttacccctcctgtaaatcgggttgtgggttggcggcaagggtaccattaaaatgcttccttgtggcgggagatcctcggtccggttgcgcaggagaaggtcgctaggggtgagtgatggccagacttccggggaggagggtaggccctcacgtgcacgtgacggtaaccctccttcctcccttttgagggatggtcacgtgatctctgcaacccctcagcgtcatctccttagggcagagactcctctgctgctgttcccgttgggccggtgatctcctgctgttctgggtagctgatctctatgccgccatatatattttcagttctatcagttctatctagtttgttaggttaataaaattttatggcctgtgacggtcacaaaattttttcccataaaaagtttgtctgtggttatttcgcactacattctcatgtacatagttatttaattaagttatgttaaatcctctcctctgtgaagaaggatccggtaagcatttaatcccttaatgcagtgtagggcttagtataagcctggagcagtctaagggttaaggctgtaggagagtgggttagaagagagagggaaggtgctgggtgcaacattgttgcaatttagggtaggcccctccttaccagtagataagccaagttctcccttgcaacttcctcttcttctccggatcctggctgaagcagttttttccctccctcccttccccttttgtaatgttttaatgatgttgtattttcgacggcaccttaatggcagggctatggctactcaccctaggcccaataagccattactgtaggatatggatctcctctccctgttatgcggtttacacggcttggtaacagggaatccttatctaggtggaagatcttctttcaccctggcggcgggagatcctcggtccggttgcgcaggagaaggtcgctaggggtgagtgatggccagacttccggggaggagggtaggccctcacgtgcacgtgacggtaaccctccttcctcccttttgagggatggtcacgtgatctctgcaacccctcagcgtcatctccttagggcagagactcctctgctgctgttcccgttgggccggtgatctcctgctgttctgggtagctgatctctatgccgccatatatattttcagttctatcagttctatctagtttgttaggttaataaaattttatggcctgtgacggtcacaaaattttttcccataaaaagtttgtctgtggttatttcgcactacattctcatgtacatagttatttaattaagttatgttaaatcctctcctctgtgaagaaggatccggtaagcatttaatcccttaaagcaTTAAACAACCAATTGTAATAGCAGCGTAAAAATACAAGCTGTATTAAAGTGCAATATATTGCGCACCAACTGCTTTAATGCTTTTTACTGCTTTTATTTTTTGGCTCCAATAGCAGACTAGGCCATTAAGTTGAGTTaaatttagtttaatgtccctctaatctCTATCCAATATAAATTTAGAAAACCTAACAAATATTACTGAGCAATCACTTGCTGTAGATGgaattttgcacacaaaaaaaatgtcatTATATTGTTGGTTTTAATAAGAAAGAGCTTTGTGTTGTACATTTCCTGAGTGCATTGTTTCGATCAGCATGGTAGCCCAGATGGACATGATACTTTATaccaatatttataataaatattctaCAATCTTCTCTCAAGATCTGCCAAGCAATCCGATGAAGTGTACTGTGTTTATAATAGGCACACCCTCTTCTATGTGTGTAATGGTAAGACTATCACGTCAACCTGCTTTGTTGTATGATCTTCAGTTATCTCGCAATACATATTGACCTCATTAGAAATTACTTTTAcaatttgcatttgaaatgtaGTTATCATAATCATATTAATcaaataaactaattttatttgtgttatatattttttttttagatagaatagACTCTGAACTTAGTTTGCTAAAACTGAAAGGCTATTTAaccaagataaatatttttttatcatagaAATAGCGTTCAGCAAAAAACAACTGCTGCCCCTCCTCAAAAGCTTTTGAATAGACTTTAATCAATGGGTGGCATAGCCAATGAGAAACCTTACCTACAGCTAAATAGCCAAATAAATCACATTCATGaacttaaagggagattaaacactctgagatggtaatataaaatgattaatcctgtaatataaaaggccaagtatgtttgtccgaagctgtcatgcgcagtagagacagcgtgaggacaaacacacctgaccttagaCAAACACACCGCCGTGAGAACGGTGGGCCAAGTGGGCGAGGCTGGGGCAGGAGCAGGCATGACAGGGACGGGAACAACCATGGTGGTGGCGTGGCCTGACGAGAGTGGGCGTGGTCGGTGGCAGTCAGCGTGGTCatgagatagagcgcaaaagaggggggagagcgcgagaggggggagagagagcaaaagaggggggaaagagcaaaagagaggggggagagagtgcaaaagagaggggggagagagagcaaaagagaggggagagagagcaaaagaggggggagagagagagagcaaaagagggggagagagagcaaaagaaaggggagagtgtaaaatagaggggggagagagtgcaatagagagggggagagagagcaaaaaagagggggagagagagcaaaagagagggggagaaagagagagcaaaagagaggggggaaagagagcgagcaaaagagaggggagagagagcaaaagaaagggtgaaGAGAGAgaaaccaaaagagagggggagagcaaaatagaggggggagagagagcaaaagagaggggggagagagcaaaagagagggggagagaccaaaagggaggggggagagagagcaaaagaaaggggggagagaggggggataattCTCACGGTTGGCATTCGTGTCTTCAGGGCTATCCAAAAGAGCAGACACAAACAAGGTTTTCCAAAAATGCCTTTAATACACAAGCAGTGTAACAAGGGCCTGAACCCAAACGTTTCGGTAGTAAGtaagtaagagagagagcaaaagagcaaaagagggggagagagcaaaagagaggggagagagagagagcaaaatagagagggcagagagagagcaaaagagaggggggagagagagcaaaataaaggggagagagcaaaagagggggagagagagggggagagagtgagagcaaaagagaggggggggagagagagagagcaaaagagaggggaaagagagagagcaaaacagaggtgggagagagagcaaaagagagggggagagagagcaaaagagaggagggggagagcaaaataggggggtgatagaacaaaagagagaggggagagagaacaaaagagaggggggagagagagcaaaagaggggagagagagcaaaagagaggggagagagagcaaaagagaggggagagagagcaacatagaggtgggggagagcaaaagagagggggagagagagagagcaaaagagagggggagagcaaaagagagggggagagggagagcaaaagagaggtgggagagagagcaaatgagaggggggagagctgTTTCTAGGGGCGCCAGGGGAGATGCTACTGCAGAGTGCAAAAGAGCCAGACAGCGATGGTAAAACACTCAGCAGCAGCCAGACAGCTAAGCATAGTTATTTGCTAGTTTAGTTGTCAATCAAGCTGCTGATGCTAATGATTTGCCATCGTTGCCTGCATGAGTCATCCCACCTCCACAGTGTGATGTCACCTCGCCTCTAAC from Bombina bombina isolate aBomBom1 chromosome 2, aBomBom1.pri, whole genome shotgun sequence harbors:
- the LOC128649949 gene encoding uncharacterized protein LOC128649949 encodes the protein MNIMRSVMRHFGVPLAEDKTQGPASCLVFLGIEIDTQARLCRLPPDKVQGMLEAVRAAVSNAVISLKQLQSLLGLLNFACRVIPMGRVFNRRLERQLSGRSNPKSKITLGSELLADLVVWEQFLTRFNGIRVWRTPPMSSQLLHLFTDAAGSHGYGAYFQGEWSAEPWPESWAPAGLTRNLTLLELFPVVLAVELWGGKLSNGTVVFWTDNISVVFAINNLSATSAKVITLLRHLVLRCLDLNIQFQARHVPGVDNVVADALSRFEWATFRKLAPTAAAVGLRCPDFLWQLVLPG